The following DNA comes from Brassica oleracea var. oleracea cultivar TO1000 chromosome C5, BOL, whole genome shotgun sequence.
AAGCTTAGAGCATCATTAACGGAAGCTCTTAACCATGTCTCTTAGCATCAATGGGATTTAAAAAAAAAAGGAAATTAGTATAATGGAGAGAAGACGTATCTTAATTAGGAGAAATAAGCTCCTAATAAGAGACGTGTTTTCTTGGACACGTGTTGTGTTTTGTGGGCTTTGTGACCTTCTCTCTCACAACCGAAGGATTCCGTGTCTCTCTCCTTCACTCCATTTCGTCGCCGCGTCTCTCCATCTCTCCTCGACGACTCCGGTGATTTCTTCATCTCGTCACGATCGGATGAAGGATTAGGCGTCACTCTCGATTCCTCACGTTTTCGTCTACGAAGACTCTTGGTTCCTCTCCTACCTCACCGTCGACCGTCGTCACTAACGGAAGGAGCTTCGATCCTCATCTCGATCCATATCCACTCGAGGAGATCTCTCTTCCCACCGCGATGTTGAAAGCTCGTGTCTACACCGACGTGAACGTGATCCGTCCCAAAGAGTATTGGGATTACGAGTCTCTCAATGTTGAGTGGGGGTAAGATCGAAAGTCTGAGTCTTTTTGTGGAATTGATACAAAAAGTGAAAAGTTTGAGTCTTTTTGATCTGTATGATGAAGATGCTTTTGTTAAAAGATTCTCTTAATCTCATTGTTTTTCTCGGATTGATATTTTTCTTATGTTTAAACAGAGCTCTGAACAATCTTGGGAGCATCTACATCGATTGTTCGATGCTAGATCAAGCTGAAACTGCATACAAGAACGCTCTAGAGATCAAACACATTCGTGCTCATCAAGGCCTAGCAAGAGTTTACTTCCTGAAGAATCAACGTAAAGAAGCGTGCGAGGAGATGACAAAGCTGATTGAGAAGGCGTTTAGCAAAGCAGCAGCCTATGAGAAACGGTCTGAGTACTGCGAACGTGAAAAAGCCAAAGAGGATCTCGACATGGCCACAACACTTGACCCTCTTCGAACCTATCCTTACAGATACTGAGCTGCTGGTAAACTAAACTCTTCTCTTTGCCTGTTGATGTAAAGATCGTAGTTGCTCTTTGTATCGTTTACAATCGGTAGATAGATTTAGGAAAGCAGTGAAGTTGTGTGTTTCTTGGGAATCGGATAAGCTCGTACCATTGTCGTCTCTGTCTTGTGCTGTTATTAGTGGAGGTTGCTGCTTATGGAGATTGATTAGTGTTTTGATCTGTTTCCGTGATTTATTTGCATCAAGTTTTCAGCTTTCTTCAGATTCAATCATTTAATCAGGCTGTGTTAGATGTATGAACTTAAATCAATACATCATTTTTATGTTCCCTCATAGTGGCTTCAATAAAAATGATTTTTGTTTTTTAGCAATGATAGAAGCTGTGTTAATGATGGTTTATGCGCTAAAGTTTCACACTTTTGATGGTTGAACAAGCTTTTTATATTTTCCTTTGAACTCAAAACACATTTGTCATTTCAGGTTGGTGCTTAAGCTAGAAGGAGATCGTTTTTAGAAGCAATGGTTCTTCATGGGATTGTATCATCACCATTACGAAGGCCACACGCGCTAAAGAAGCAACAGGAGGACTTGGGTAGCTTCTCCACTGTTTTCTGGAGGCCTCGATTGAAACAGGTGAACTTTATGTGATAGTTAGCATGCTCTGCATTTTCATTTCATTACTCTAATCTTTGCAATGATATAAACAGAGACGCACGTTTTTCTCTGTGTGTCTTCATGCTCACATATGTTCTATTAGCTGAAAATATGTCGTAGTAGCGTCTTATTATGCATGTACTTGTCAATGGTTCATGAATTGTTTGGTTATTAGTATGTAGCCATTTTTGCTTATCTTCTAATTCTCAAATGTTTTCATGTGGCATATTTTGTTTAAAAATCAATATTTAAGATATTATCTTTTAATATGTTTTATTTAATCAAAATTTTTTAAGTTTAATAAAAAAATGTTTAAATTTTTTTTTTTAAGAACTTTTAATTAAGAACCTTGCAATGGAGCACAAAAAAATTTAGGTTTTTTAATGTTGTCTCTTAACTCATTTTTTCTATTTAAAAGTATTAAAAAAAAATAAGAACCCCCAAATGGGTTTTTGGGATAATCATGCTCTTAGATCGAGGATTCAAGATAACTATAGTACCCATTACACGGGTTATCATGAGCATTTGCATCGGTTTTCATACACCAATGAATCCATTCGGTTCACTGAATACCAAATTTACATCGACTTGCATTATTCGGGAACCACTTCTAGTTTTTTGTTGCTCCATTTGTCCAACCTTTTAGAAGCTTCTTCCACCTGAAGCAAAAAAAAAATCCGATTAGTTTTGAAGTGTATCAAAACAATGACATAGAGTTGAATATACGTAGATAAACACAAACTTACCTCTTTTGTCCAGTCTGTTCTAAACGTGACCCACGCTAAAATAACGGTTTGTATAAGGGTACCACATATCATTCCGGTCCATATACCCTAAATCATCAACGAATTTAAATGCTATGATTAGCCTCATTAATAATACCAGAATCATTGGACTAACCAAATTTAAATGGAAAGTATTTGAATTTTGAAGTGAAAAACAAGAAGACTATCTTGCCTTGGCATCGAAATTGAAGTAAAACCCAAAGATAACCCCAAGAGGAATTCCGACAATGTAATAACATCCAACGTTAACTTTCGCCACAAACGCTTGCCAACCGCATCCAACCGCCACACCTTAAATGAAAGTTTCCATTTGTTTTTTAACGAAATACCTCTATCTCGGTTTGTGAAATTGCGAGTTATAAATAAAAAGACTATACCAGAAAGAACGGGTTGGATTCCATTGAGAACAAGCGTCAAGGCAAGTAGCGGGAAAAGATC
Coding sequences within:
- the LOC106292817 gene encoding ETO1-like protein 2 gives rise to the protein MLKARVYTDVNVIRPKEYWDYESLNVEWGALNNLGSIYIDCSMLDQAETAYKNALEIKHIRAHQGLARVYFLKNQRKEACEEMTKLIEKAFSKAAAYEKRSEYCEREKAKEDLDMATTLDPLRTYPYRY